The sequence CACCGGCGGCAAGTCCTTCGCCGATGCCGCCAAGGACGCGGGACTGGAAACCAAGCCCTTCGGCCCGGTCACCATGTCCACCCGCCCGACCGGCGACGACGCCCCGGCGTCCCTGTTCCGTGACGTCAGCACGGTCGATCCCGGCACCGTTGCCGACGTGGTCGCCGAGCCGACCCAGGCCTTCATCGTCTTCGTCGAGAAGCGCGAGGTCGAAAAGATCGCGGACTCCGCCAGCCGTCTCGATTCCGAGGTCACCAATGCCGCCGGCCAGAACCGCATGCGCGCGTTCATCGCCTGGCTCGCCGACCGCACCGAGGCAGCCAAGGTCGAGCACCTCTACAAGAAGAACAGCTGATCTTCGGAATGTCCGAGCGCGATACCCTCTTCGATGACGCCAACGGCCATCTCGCCGTTGGCGAGATGGAGGAAGCGATCGTGCTCTACCGCCGTTGCGTCGCCCTCGACCCGGCGTTCTTTGATGGCTGGCACGCCCTGGGCATGGCGCTGCTGAAAACCGGAGAGGTGAAGGAGGCCATCGGCTGTGGCCTCCAGGCCGTCACCCTCCGCCCGAACGATCTTCTCGCCTGGACCGGCCTGTCCCAGATGTATGTCCGGGACGGCAACATCCCCGAGGCCGAAACCGCCAAGGGCAACGCCCGCATCCTCTCGCTGGGCGGCAAGGTCGTCCGGGAATAGACGGAAGACTTGAAGACGTAAGACGCAAGACGCAGAGTCCGCGTCGTCCGCACCGGTCCGCTTCTTCCTCCGGTCTTACTTCTTGCGTCTTCGAGTCTTCCGTCTTTCTCCCATGTTCTTCCTCACCACCGCCATCGATTACACCAACGGCTCGCCCCACATCGGCCACGCCTATGAGAAGGTGCTCGCCGACGTGATCGCCCGCTACCGCCGCCTCCGTGGCGACGAGGTGTTCTTCCTCACCGGTGTCGACCAGCACGGCCAGAAGGTCCAGCAGACCGCGGAGAAGGAAGGCGTCCACCCCGCCACCTACGTCAAGCGCACCACCAAGAAGTTCCTCAATCTCTGGGACAAGCTCGACGTCCGCTATGATGGCTGGGCCGAGACCGTGGACGAGCGTCACAAGGCCTGCGTCCGCAAGATCCTCTCCACCCTCAAGGACCAGGGCCAGCTCTACCAGAAGACCCACAAGGGCTTCTACTCCGTCCGCCAGGAACAGTATCTCACCGACCGCGACCGCAACGAACAGGGCGAGTTCGGACCGGAATGGGGCGAGGTCACCGAGATCGAGGAGGAAAACTGGTACTTCAAGCTCAGCGACCACATTGGCTGGCTGAAGGATTACCTCGAAAAGACGGACAACTTCGTCCTCCCCGCCTTCCGCAAGGCCGAGCTGCTCAACGCCCTCGAACGCTCCGGCGAGACCGACCTCTGCATCTCCCGCCCGAAGGAGCGCCTGCGCTGGGGCATCGAGTTCCCCTTCGATCCCGGCTACGTCACCTACGTCTGGTTCGATGCCCTGATCAACTACGTCTCCTTCGTCGGCTACGAGGCCGCGCCGGACGCCGGGCTCCCCGATTTCGCGAAGATCTGGACCGGCAATCCGCCCGCCACCCACATCATCGGCAAGGACATCCTCATCCCCGCCCACGGCATCTACTGGCCCTGCATGCTCCACGCCATGGGCTTCCGCGACGACCAGATGCCGCAGCTCCTGGTCCACGGCTGGTGGAACCGAAAGAGCAAGTCCGGCCAGAGCGAGAAGATGTCGAAGTCCCTCGGCAACGTCGTCGACCCCGATGAACTCGCCGACAAGTTCGGCGTGGACGCGCTGCGCTACTACCTCGTCCGCGACATCATCACCGGCCGTGATTCCGACTTCGATCTCGAGCGTCTCGTCATGCTCTTCAACGACGAGCTCGCCGACAAGCTGGGCAACCTCTGCAACCGCGCGCTCAACATGAGCCAGCGGTTCACGGACGGCATCCTCAGCCCCGGCGGCCCGCTCACGGAAGACGATCTCGCCCTCCAGAAGTCCCTCGCCGAAACCACCGCCGCCTACCGCGAGGCGATGGACGAATACGAGGTCGCCAAGGCCCTGGAGGCCCTTACCCGCCACGTGGTGCTGTGCAACCAGTACGCCGACCGCATGAAGCCTTGGGAACTGAAGAAGGACCCGGAGCAGGCCGCCCGCGTGCAGACGATCCTCTATCACTTCGCCGAGAACGTCGCCCATTGCGCCGTGCTGCTCTCGCCGGTGCTGCCACAGGCCGCCGCCAAGATCGCCTCCCAGCTCGCCCGTGAGGATCTGCTCACGCTCAAGCTCGATGACCTGAAGTGGGGCCTCCTCGCCGACGGCCACGCCATCGGCAAGCCGAAGCCCGTGTTCCCAAAGATCATCCTTGAGGAACCCGCCGCCGAGTGACGAGCGGGTTCCAGGTCTCCCCGTAGCCCCGGGGAGTCATCAATCCGCACGCCGCAGCCGGTAAAAGGCGCTCCCGGGCGAAGCGACCGGCTCGAAGACAATCCGCCACTGGTCCGTGGTCTCGCGCGAGGCCACGAGACCGGGCGATTGCAGCTGGGGGTCCTCGTCATACCGCCACAGCACCTCCCACGGATCCAGAACCCCGAGGTCCCGCGATGCCTCCAAGGCCAGCCCGTGGCCTAGCGCGAACTCGGAGACCGGAAACGAAATCCCGCGCCGGCCCGGAGCGGTCGGACGGACCCCGAGGCCGCCGGAGGAACCGATGGCCAGATTCGGATCGCCGCCGAGCATCATCCGCCAGCGGAGATCCAGCCCCGGCCCGGCAGGCTGGTCACCGGACATCGCGAGCTGGTGGAACCAGCGCTTCTCCCAGGCATCGCTCATGCCATCGCCATCGGCGTCCACCGGTTCGAGGCGGAAGCAGGTGATCACCGCGGCATGGTCGGAGGGCCAGGTATTGTCCGCCGCCACACTGGTCGGCTGGCCCTTGCCCACCGTGGTCTCGATGGCGGTGTGGAAGAGGTCCGATGCCATCACCGACACCGCCGCCCCCTTGTAGTAGACGAAGTCGATGCGGTCCTTCACCTCGAAGTCCCGCAGCAGCGGCGTCCAGCTCAGGCCCGGCACCGCCACGGGATCGGGGTGCTTCACGCGGAAGGAATCCTTCATGCCCGCCGCGGCCACCGCCAGGCTGCACGGCCACTCGACATGGCCGATGCCATTGTGGCGCGCGGCGGTCGCCGCGGTCCAATCGAGATGCGAGGACGAATTGAAATCCCCGGTCAGGAACACCGGAGTCCGGTCCGCGTCCGCCAGCACCGGAGCCATGATCTGGAGCAGCGTGTTCACATTCTCCGGTCTGGACGACCGCATCTCCTCGGCCAGGGCGCTTTCCGCCGTCGCCCCGCTCACCGCGGCCGCCACCAGCGCGGAGTAGTTCGCGGAGAGGTAGCAATTGTAGACGACCACCTCCCGGAGCGGGTCGTCGGCCAGTCGCAGGCGGCCACCCTGGCCGCCGCCCCCGCCGGGGAGCGTGCCCACCACCGGATAGCGGCTGATCATCTGGGCCCAGCCGTTGCCGGGAGGAACGTAGAACCACCCGAGCGCCTCGGCGGCCCGGCGGGCCTTGTCGCCGCCGGATTCCTGGAGGCACACCACATCGGCATCCGCGAGCACGATCGACTCGATCCCCTTGCGGAATCCATCGTTGATCGGCTCCCAGCGCAGCAGCGTGTTGTAGCTCATGATCTTGAGCTGGCCGACATGCTCGCCGCCCGGCGGAAAAACCCCGATCTCCAGTACGACATCCGCCGTATGTCCCAGCAGGTCCCGCGCGCGGAGCGTGAACCGGGCCAGACCCGCGTCGGCCGCGGCCGGTGTCCCGCCAAGGCCGCCATCCGCGGAAACCGCGAGCCACGAGGGCCCGGCGACCTTTTCAAACGAAAGGACATCACCGGGATCGGAGACATACGCGGAGATACGGCCGGTGTAGGCGCTGCCCGTCACGGCATGGCGCGTCCGCACCGTGGGCGTCAGCCAGCGCGGGGCGGCGGCGGTGCCGGCCGAGGTGATCTTCAGTGGCACGGGACCCGCCACCGTGTGGTAGCCGTTCGTGAGGAACCACACCTCGTAGTCGCCGGGAGGACCGAAGTGGCGGTCGAAGACCACCGTGCCCTTGCGCGCATCCTCCACGCCGGTGCGGGTGCCGCTGGTCCGGAGGTAATCGAGATACCATTGGGAATCCGCCGGAGTCGTTCCCGCCGGGAAAATCGCGATCCAATCGTTCGCCAACCCCGGACCACCTTGGAAGGAAACCTCGATGTTCCCGCCATAGGGCACCTGCGGATGCACCAGGCTGACGGCGGGCGCATCGACCTGGAACGAAGCCGGACCAGCCAGCACCGTGGCCCCATTCGACCCGAGAAACCAAGCGCCGTAGGCACCGGGGGCGAGCGCGAGCCCCGTGAAGGTCACCGAGCCCGCACCGAGGCCCGCCCCCGCGGTGGTGGAGCCATTCACATACCGCCACGCGAGCGGAGACGCGCCCGCGGAGGGCGAGGTCCCGGCGGAATAGATCGCCACCCGATCGGTCGCCGCGCCACTCCCGGCGGCGAACGAAACCACGACCGGTTCCCCGGGCGAATAGGCGGTCTTGCCCACCTCCACGATCGGATGCGCGGGGATTTCATCGAAGACGAGGTTGTCCATGCCGAGGTAGGTGACACTGCCGCTTTCATGGAAAAGTTCGAGCACAAGTGTCTGTCCCGCAGCCCCCTTGAAGGCCGGTGAAACGGTGTCCCGGCCACTCGTCGAGCGGGTCCACACCCCTTGGGCCAACACGTTGTTGGCGGTATCCCGGATGAACCAGTCCACCGTGTGCGGCTGGTCATGGGCGATATCGAGATCGAAGGAATCGATCGACACCCCCGCGTCGTCCGCGGGATCGAACGTGATGTAGCCATGGCGCGATCCGCCCGCCTTGCCTCCATCGAGTTGGATCGCGCCGCCCCGGCCGCCGAAGTTCACATACGTGTCGAAACCGGAGCCGGAGTCACCACCCTGCCCGCTCCATCCCACCGCGATGTGCGGGGTTCCGTTGATGCCATGCCCTCCCGGAGTGGCCGTCCAGTTCACGCCGCTCGCGGACACCTGCGAGGCGTAGGAGGGATGGCCGGGAAGGGCGGCATTGTTGGCAGTGAAGCCATCGTTGTGCACGCGGGTCGCGGCTCCGGCCGGCACCAGCGATCCGGACAGCAGGAGAGGGCACAAGCCCGACATCCATTTTCTCAAGAACTGTGATCTCATCAACCCGACATGATCCGGCGGAACCCCGGCCCGCCAACCGTCCAAAAAGCCCTTCCACACGGCAAAATCGACGCCTCCCTCCCGGAGCCGATTTTGCCACGGAGCGCGGCGATTCGGCCGATTTACCGCGGCGCGCGGCGGATGGGAGCTTCGGCACCCCATGAAATCCACCCACCTCCTGTTGCGCGGCGTGTGCCTCGCGTTCGGCTGCACCGGCATCTCCAGCGGTGCCACGCTGCTCACCAACGAAGGCTTCACCACCAACAACCAGCTCTTTCCCGGCGGTGCCACCTACGGCTCCAATGCCAGCGCCACCACCTCCAATTGGACGGTGACCACCGGCATCGCGAACATCACTGGCACTCCGGACATCCAGGTGGCGTGGAGCAGCACCGCGACCGGCAACTCGGGCATCGGCTTCGACACCTTCGCGAACTTCACCACCCACGGGAAAGTCATCCAGCTCGATGGGACCGGTGGCGGAGCCCAGCCACAGTTCCAGATCCTCTTCACCCCCACCGCGGGCAGCAGCGCGTATCTCCAATCATTCGACCTCATCTCCGGCAACACCGCCGCGAAATCCGTGAGCTGGTCCCTTTCCGGGACCACCAGCGGCACCATCGCCTCCGGCCTGTGGACCGCGAACAGCGACATCCAACAAACCATCAGCGTGGCGGCGGGCGGCACGACGGGCGAAGCCCTGACGCTACTACTCACCGGCACCACCGGCCCCACGACTTTCCTTGGTTTCGACAATCTCTCCTACGACCAGGTTCCGGAGCCCGGGGCGGCAGGGCTCGCCGCCTTGGCCGGCTGCGGATGGCTGCTGAAGCGGCGGCGGTGACCCGCAGCCGTGTGCGGTTACATCGACCTCCGCAAAGCGGACGGACGCAACCCCGTCTCCCGATGGAAAAAGCGGCTCAGCTCGTTCAACGATTCAAATTTCATCTCCCGCACGATGTCCGCCAGCGGCAGTTCGGTGGAGCGCAGGAGATGGCTGAGATGTTGGAGCCTCACCCGCTTGATCTCCTGTTTCGGGCTGCGGCCCAGCAGCGCGGCGAAGCGGACCTTGATGGTGGTGGGAGACAGGCTGCTCTGCTCGCAAAGCTCCGACACCCTCAGGGAATCGTGCGGTGCCAGCAGGCGGATGCGGCGGACGATCTCCCGGATGTCGGGATCCGGAATCGCAAGCGTGTCCGTGGAATCCCGCGCCACGAGATCATGAACCGGGACCACGTGGCGGGTCTCCGCCAACACCTCGCCCGCCATCTGCCGGGCCAGCAGATCGGCGGCGAGCCGACCGACCTCCCGCCCCGGATAGCGGATGCTGGTGAGCGTGGGCGAGGTGGTGAAACACTGCGCCGGATCATCGCCAAAGCCGATCACCGCCACGTCATCCGGCACCCGGAGGCCAAGCGCCTCGGCCGCCTGCAGGGTGACCGCCGCGAGCGAATCATCCACCACGAACAGGCCGCACGGCTTCGGGAGCCCCGCCAGGAATTCCATCGCCTCGCGCTGCACCGCCCTCCATGTGCCGGATTTCCACAGCGGCCTCCCCTTCAGGTAATGCACGATGGGCTCGAGGTGGAAGTCCGCCAGCCGGGACAGGAATCCGCCCAACCGCTCGCGGGAATACACCCGCATCCCCGGTGCATGCTGCGGATCCCGGTGCAGCGCCTCGCCGCGCCCGAAGAAAGCGAAATTCGAAAACGCGCAATCGATGAGATGATCCGCGGCCAGTCGACCGATCGCCGCGTTGTCGGTGACCACCCGCGGATAGCCATGGTCCGGCCCCTCGGTGCTGGTGAGCACCACCGCGGTCCCGCGGCGGCGGTAGTTCGCCAGCTCCTCGTCCGTCGCCCGGAACAGAATGAGCCCGTCCCCTTTCCAATCCCCGTCAATGCGGCGCGCCCGCATCTCCCCGAAGAAACTGTTCTCCGTCACCAGCTTCCACTGCCCGGACTCCCGCATCTGGTCGACCACCCCTTCCAGCACCGGATGGCCGAACGCACACCATACCGGAAAGCGGACACCGACCAAAGGGCGACTGGATGGGGAGGACATCGGAACTCAAAGCTCCCCTCCCCTCACAGCCACCGCAAGCATCAAGCCATCCCCGGCGCTTTGGACATGCCATCGGACGGAAATGCCGTCCTTCCTTGGCCGCATTTGAAACCGTCATGCCTACGGATTCAGGAGCCTTTGAAAATCAGCATCCGTCGACCTTCCAACCGCTTTTCTAACATCGCATTTAAGAGCCCGGGAAGTTTCATTTTCATTAAATACTTATCAGTCACCTTTTCAGACACCGCGCAACCAACTCATTTTCAACAATCCAACCCAACCAAAAGCATCTGATAGCCCGCTCACGTGATCGCGTGCTTGGCGATTTACATAATTGTGAGAGGATGAGCGCGGTTCACCCTCCCCCCACTCACCACCATGAAACCCCCAGTGCTTTTCGGCACGGTCGCCCTGACCCTGACTTGCGCGAGCTCCCTGCTCGCCCAGGATCTATCAGGTGCCAGCCGGCAGTTTGAAAACGGCTCGGCCTCTCCGGATGCCATCGCAGCCAAAGGTTTCTCCACCGGTTCGCCGATCCAGCCACTGGTTGGCATCTCCCCGGAATCTTTCTCGAAGGACCAGCCGTGGTATCTGGTCCAGGATCCAGCCTCCCTCGGCTTCTCCGAAGTGCCGGTCGTGACGCGCCCGTGGTCGCTGGAATCCCAGCTCCGCAAGAACGCCGCGCCGTTCCTCAAGTCCGTCGATCGCAACCGCGGCGGCGGCATGCTGGCCATGGCGGCGAACCACGCCCCGGCCAAGGAACTGAACTTCGCCCTCTCGCTGCTGGCCGCGATGTATCGCGCCGACTCCGACACGACCAAGGCTCCCGCCGCGGACACGCTGGAGTATGCCCTGAGCATCCGCCACCGCATCCACGAGGATCCCTCGAAGCTGCTGGAAATCGTGGCCGCCGAGGTGACCGCGAATCCGGACCGCGTGTGCGAGATCGTGAAGGCCGCCATCAAAGCCACCGAAAACGACAAGGCCTCGATCGCCAACATCGTCGAAACCGCCGCGACCTCCAAGCCGGACGCCATGCGCCTCGCCGCCCAGTGCGCCGTGGCCGCCGTGCCCGAATCCCTCTCCGACGTCCAGGCCGTGCTGGCCAAGCTCGACCCGGCCTCCGGTGACTGGCGCAAGCACAGCTCGAAGTCCAAGGACAGCAAGGATGCGAAGGACGCCAAGGAAGGCGAGGTCGCTCCCGCGATCGCTCCGCCGAACCCGCTGGACCTTCCGCCGCCACCGCCACCGCCGCCGATCCCACCGATCCCGCCGCCCCCGCCGCCTTCGACGAACACCCAGTTCCGCCACGGCCACGGCAATAGCTGAACTTCCCGAAATCCCGACTCGGTCCTCCGGTCGGGATTTTTGTTTCAGCCCCTGCCACGGACAATTCGTGGTTCCTATCGGAATGGCCGCCGTCCACGATGGCCAGGCCGCTGCCATGGAAACCTCCGCCCCTGCCACCGCTGACGCCGCTCCGGAGGAAGTGCGGCTGTGGGGAATCCCGGATCGCACCGACTGGGCGAAGGGCTTCCAGCTCCGGGCCCGCACCCGGCCCCTCTTCCGTCGGCTCTTCCCGTGGTTGCTGGCGGGTGCCTATCTGGTGCTACCCATCCTCGCCTTTGAAACCAACCCCGAGGCCACCTTCGTCCTGGTGGTCGGCTTCGTGGCCGTGGTGCTGCGTGTCCGCAGGGGTCGGAACCAGCGGCTGGACCGGATCATGGCCAAGGCCGCCAGAACCGGAGTCTGCCCGCTCTGGCGCTTCATCCCGGAGGGCGTCCACATCCAAGGCGTCGGCCACGAGTTCTTCTACGAATGGTCGACCCTCGATGCCGTGGCGGCGGATGATGACCTGGTGATCCTGATGGCGAACCGCTACACCATCGAGTGCATCCCCGGCCGCTTCTTCAGAAGCCCCGAAGACACCACCCGCCTGCTGGATCTGGCGCGCGGGGCCGGACTGCCGGTGACGGACTACCGGAAAGCCAAGCCCCAATCATGATCCCCACCCCTTCCCCATTTCCCGAGGACGGTCCGGTGATCCGGGTCCACGGCCTGCCATCGGCGGCCGAGTGGAGGCATGCGATCCGCCTTTTCCGCCGCGCTCAATACACGCTCGGGCGAAAGCTGGCGCTCGCCTACTTCTATGGTCTGATCGCCCTCGGATGGATCTATGCTTGGCGCCATGAAGAGCTGCGCGTGATGTGCTACATTTTTCCCGCCACGCTCACTCTGTTGATCCTTGGCTCCCGGTGGTACACCGCGATCGTATTGAGGGAATCCCTCGCGAAACGGGACCGGATCGGAGGTGAGGACGAATGGACGTTCAGCTCCACCCGGGTCCTGCGCGTGCTCGGCGTGAACCATGCCACCCACGATTGGCGCTATCTGGAACAGGCGGTGATTGCCAATGACATGCTGCTGCTGTTTCCGACCTCCACCGCATGCCATTGCATCCCGCTCCGCTGTTTTGCCAACCCGGAGGACATGGCCACCGTCGCCGGCTGGGCCATGGCCGCCGGCGTGCCGCTGCGCGATCTCAGGAAAGGAACGCCGTGAGCGGACTGGTCGCGATCGCTCGGTCCTCGGCTTCCGGCAAACCAATCTCATAGGCCTCGCGGCCCGCCTCGACGGCCTTCTTGAAGGCGATGGCCATCTTCACCGGATCGTTCGCGATGGCGATGGCGGTATTCACCAGCACGGCATCGGCGCCGAGTTCCAAAGCTTCCGCCGCATGGCTGGGAGCGCCGATCCCGGCATCCACCACCACCGGCACGATGGCCTGCTCGATGATGATGCGGATCTGGTCGCGCGTGGCCAGGCCGCGGTTGCTGCCGATCGGGGCACCGAGCGGCATCACGGTGGCAGTGCCCGCTTCCTGCAGGCGCTTCGCCAGCACCGGATCGGCGTTGATGTAGGGCAGCACGGTGAAGCCTTCCTTCACCAGGATCTCCGCGGCCTTCAGCGTTTCGATCGGATCGGGCAGCAGGTAGGTGGGGTCCGGATGGATCTCCAGCTTCACCCACTTCGGCAGGCCCGCCGCCGCGGCGAGGCGGGCGAGGCGCACGGCCTCCTCCGCGTTCATCGCGCCGCTGGTGTTCGGCAGAATCAGATATTTCTCCGGATCGATGAAATCGAGGATGTTCGCGTAGGGATCGTGCCCGCCGGAAAGGTCGGCGCGGCGCAGCGCCACGGTCACGATCTCCGCGCCGCTGGCCACGAGCGAATCGCGCATGGCTTCATTCGAGGGGAACTTCCCCGTTCCCACGAACAAGCGGGAGCGGATTTCACGACCGGCGATGACGAGCGGCTGGGACATCTTGTGGGCGGGACTGTGGGGAATGCCCGCCCCGCATGCAAGCGGAGCGTTCCACTGGACTCCGTCTTCGGCCGGGAGTTTCCTTCCACCATGATTCCCACCTACTGCTGGCGGTGCCAAATGGTGATCCCGATGCTCGACGAGGAGGAATGGGAGCAATTGGCCCCATTGCTGACGGAAGTCGTCACGAAAGCGCAAGAACTCCGGAAACAGCAGAAACTATCCTTGCAGGAGGCCCTTGCCACCGCCCAACAGCCCGCCTTGGACGCGTATCGGCAGAGGACGGGATTTCACGAAACTTGCTTCGACGCCTTGTGGCACCATCGCCGGTCGCTCCATGGGCCGGATTGCCCTGCATGTGGCATTCCATTCCGAACACCCGAAGCCACGTTCTGTGCTGGATGCGGCTTTCGGAAAAACGAATCTTGATGCGCCCTTCCGCCCATAACCCCGAGTAGTTCCGTGACGACTCAAGCATCGGACCCAGCCTCCTGTCCGCTTTGCGGACAAAACAACCACTGCGGCGCGCTCCTCGGCGTCCGCTGCTGGTGCATGGACGTGACCATTCCGCCCGCGCTGCTCGACCTGGTGGCGGAGGAGGACCGGCGCCGCGCCTGCATCTGCCGGGAGTGCGTGGAGAAAAGTAGCGTAAGCATTCCTGCTTGCGAGCGGGAGGAGTAGACCGCTGCCAAAGGATCGGCATACCTTGGCACGCCCTCTTCGTACGTAGTTCCTCCTTCAGGAGGGCGGGGAGGACAACATTGAATCCTAGATGCCGGTCATTCAGAGTCATGCTCCGGAGCGCGAACGGTCTGGTGTCCGCCAAGGGATCACGTGCTTCACACCACCCTCCTGAAGGAGGAACTACATACGAAGAAGGCACCTCGACGGAGCGTTCCAACCAAAATCAAAACAAAACAGCCGCCGGATGGCCGGCGGCCGTTTTCAAATACGATACACGCCGTAGTTACTTCGGCAACAGATCCTTCACCGCGTCGCGTTCCTCCTGGAGCTCCTTCACGGAGGCGTCGATCTTCTCGCGGCTGAAGGCGTCCACGGGCACGCCCTGGACCACCTCCCACTTGCCGTCCTCGATCGTGCGGATCGGCATCGAAGCCATGAGGCCCTTCTCGATGCCGTAGGAACCGTCCGAACACACCGCCACCGAGTGCCAGTCGCCGGCCGGGGTCGGGGTGATGAGGCTCTTCACCGTGTCGATGGCGGCATTCGCGGCGGAGGCCGCGGAGGACGCGCCGCGGGCGGCGATGATGGCCGCGCCGCGCTGCTGCACGGTCTTGATGAAATCGTTCTTCAGCCACTCCACGTGCGAGATCACGTCGGTCACCGGGCGGCCGTTGATCTTCGCGTTGGTGAAGTCCGGATACTGGGTGGCGGAGTGGTTGCCCCAGATGCAGAGGTTGGTGACCTTCGAGTGGTGCACGCTGGCCTTCTTCGCGAGCTGGCTCTTGGCGCGGTTCTCATCGAGGCGGGTCATGGCGAAGAAGCGCTCCTTCGGCACGCCGTCCGCGTTGTTCATCGCGATCAGCGCGTTGGTGTTGCACGGGTTGCCCACCACCAGCACGCGCACGTCCTTCGCCGCGTTGCGGGCGATCGCCTTGCCCTGGCCGGTGAAGATCTTGCCGTTGATGCCGAGCAGGTCGCCGCGCTCCATCCCGGCCTTGCGCGGCACGGAGCCCACCAGCAGCGCCCAGTTGGTGCCGCGGAAGCCCTCGTTCAGATCGGCGGTGGGCACCACCTCGCGCAGCAGCGGGAAGGCGCAGTCATCGAGCTCCATCACCACGCCGTTGAGCGCGGGCAGCGCGGGCTCGATCTCGATCAGCCGCAGGTTCACCGGCTGGTCCGGACCGAAGACGGCGCCGGAAGCGATGCGGAAAAGGAGCGCGTAGCCGATCTGCCCGGCGGCGCCGGTGATGGAGACGGTAATGGGATCTTTCATGGTAATGCTTGTTAG comes from Luteolibacter sp. LG18 and encodes:
- a CDS encoding tetratricopeptide repeat protein produces the protein MSERDTLFDDANGHLAVGEMEEAIVLYRRCVALDPAFFDGWHALGMALLKTGEVKEAIGCGLQAVTLRPNDLLAWTGLSQMYVRDGNIPEAETAKGNARILSLGGKVVRE
- the metG gene encoding methionine--tRNA ligase, whose translation is MFFLTTAIDYTNGSPHIGHAYEKVLADVIARYRRLRGDEVFFLTGVDQHGQKVQQTAEKEGVHPATYVKRTTKKFLNLWDKLDVRYDGWAETVDERHKACVRKILSTLKDQGQLYQKTHKGFYSVRQEQYLTDRDRNEQGEFGPEWGEVTEIEEENWYFKLSDHIGWLKDYLEKTDNFVLPAFRKAELLNALERSGETDLCISRPKERLRWGIEFPFDPGYVTYVWFDALINYVSFVGYEAAPDAGLPDFAKIWTGNPPATHIIGKDILIPAHGIYWPCMLHAMGFRDDQMPQLLVHGWWNRKSKSGQSEKMSKSLGNVVDPDELADKFGVDALRYYLVRDIITGRDSDFDLERLVMLFNDELADKLGNLCNRALNMSQRFTDGILSPGGPLTEDDLALQKSLAETTAAYREAMDEYEVAKALEALTRHVVLCNQYADRMKPWELKKDPEQAARVQTILYHFAENVAHCAVLLSPVLPQAAAKIASQLAREDLLTLKLDDLKWGLLADGHAIGKPKPVFPKIILEEPAAE
- a CDS encoding endonuclease/exonuclease/phosphatase family protein, which gives rise to MSGLCPLLLSGSLVPAGAATRVHNDGFTANNAALPGHPSYASQVSASGVNWTATPGGHGINGTPHIAVGWSGQGGDSGSGFDTYVNFGGRGGAIQLDGGKAGGSRHGYITFDPADDAGVSIDSFDLDIAHDQPHTVDWFIRDTANNVLAQGVWTRSTSGRDTVSPAFKGAAGQTLVLELFHESGSVTYLGMDNLVFDEIPAHPIVEVGKTAYSPGEPVVVSFAAGSGAATDRVAIYSAGTSPSAGASPLAWRYVNGSTTAGAGLGAGSVTFTGLALAPGAYGAWFLGSNGATVLAGPASFQVDAPAVSLVHPQVPYGGNIEVSFQGGPGLANDWIAIFPAGTTPADSQWYLDYLRTSGTRTGVEDARKGTVVFDRHFGPPGDYEVWFLTNGYHTVAGPVPLKITSAGTAAAPRWLTPTVRTRHAVTGSAYTGRISAYVSDPGDVLSFEKVAGPSWLAVSADGGLGGTPAAADAGLARFTLRARDLLGHTADVVLEIGVFPPGGEHVGQLKIMSYNTLLRWEPINDGFRKGIESIVLADADVVCLQESGGDKARRAAEALGWFYVPPGNGWAQMISRYPVVGTLPGGGGGQGGRLRLADDPLREVVVYNCYLSANYSALVAAAVSGATAESALAEEMRSSRPENVNTLLQIMAPVLADADRTPVFLTGDFNSSSHLDWTAATAARHNGIGHVEWPCSLAVAAAGMKDSFRVKHPDPVAVPGLSWTPLLRDFEVKDRIDFVYYKGAAVSVMASDLFHTAIETTVGKGQPTSVAADNTWPSDHAAVITCFRLEPVDADGDGMSDAWEKRWFHQLAMSGDQPAGPGLDLRWRMMLGGDPNLAIGSSGGLGVRPTAPGRRGISFPVSEFALGHGLALEASRDLGVLDPWEVLWRYDEDPQLQSPGLVASRETTDQWRIVFEPVASPGSAFYRLRRAD
- a CDS encoding substrate-binding domain-containing protein, which translates into the protein MSSPSSRPLVGVRFPVWCAFGHPVLEGVVDQMRESGQWKLVTENSFFGEMRARRIDGDWKGDGLILFRATDEELANYRRRGTAVVLTSTEGPDHGYPRVVTDNAAIGRLAADHLIDCAFSNFAFFGRGEALHRDPQHAPGMRVYSRERLGGFLSRLADFHLEPIVHYLKGRPLWKSGTWRAVQREAMEFLAGLPKPCGLFVVDDSLAAVTLQAAEALGLRVPDDVAVIGFGDDPAQCFTTSPTLTSIRYPGREVGRLAADLLARQMAGEVLAETRHVVPVHDLVARDSTDTLAIPDPDIREIVRRIRLLAPHDSLRVSELCEQSSLSPTTIKVRFAALLGRSPKQEIKRVRLQHLSHLLRSTELPLADIVREMKFESLNELSRFFHRETGLRPSALRRSM
- a CDS encoding YcxB family protein, producing MAAVHDGQAAAMETSAPATADAAPEEVRLWGIPDRTDWAKGFQLRARTRPLFRRLFPWLLAGAYLVLPILAFETNPEATFVLVVGFVAVVLRVRRGRNQRLDRIMAKAARTGVCPLWRFIPEGVHIQGVGHEFFYEWSTLDAVAADDDLVILMANRYTIECIPGRFFRSPEDTTRLLDLARGAGLPVTDYRKAKPQS
- a CDS encoding thiazole synthase; the protein is MSQPLVIAGREIRSRLFVGTGKFPSNEAMRDSLVASGAEIVTVALRRADLSGGHDPYANILDFIDPEKYLILPNTSGAMNAEEAVRLARLAAAAGLPKWVKLEIHPDPTYLLPDPIETLKAAEILVKEGFTVLPYINADPVLAKRLQEAGTATVMPLGAPIGSNRGLATRDQIRIIIEQAIVPVVVDAGIGAPSHAAEALELGADAVLVNTAIAIANDPVKMAIAFKKAVEAGREAYEIGLPEAEDRAIATSPLTAFLS
- a CDS encoding cysteine-rich CWC family protein, which gives rise to MTTQASDPASCPLCGQNNHCGALLGVRCWCMDVTIPPALLDLVAEEDRRRACICRECVEKSSVSIPACEREE
- a CDS encoding malate dehydrogenase, with amino-acid sequence MKDPITVSITGAAGQIGYALLFRIASGAVFGPDQPVNLRLIEIEPALPALNGVVMELDDCAFPLLREVVPTADLNEGFRGTNWALLVGSVPRKAGMERGDLLGINGKIFTGQGKAIARNAAKDVRVLVVGNPCNTNALIAMNNADGVPKERFFAMTRLDENRAKSQLAKKASVHHSKVTNLCIWGNHSATQYPDFTNAKINGRPVTDVISHVEWLKNDFIKTVQQRGAAIIAARGASSAASAANAAIDTVKSLITPTPAGDWHSVAVCSDGSYGIEKGLMASMPIRTIEDGKWEVVQGVPVDAFSREKIDASVKELQEERDAVKDLLPK